A window of Spiroplasma syrphidicola EA-1 contains these coding sequences:
- the mnmE gene encoding tRNA uridine-5-carboxymethylaminomethyl(34) synthesis GTPase MnmE, producing MINDTIVAPATALVKQAVAIIRLSGPDAYQLINKVFSKQVEKKQNQITFGYIKDDSKVIDQVLIMSFVAPHSFTGEDVIEINCHGGVLVTTQIISLLIKKGARFANPGEFSQRAFLNNKINLIQAEAINDLVNATNETSLKFAMNNLQNSNLHLIKKYRDQLLDIIANIEVNIDYPEYDGVGDVSAEELTEKLVSLKAEITRIIKLSKIGKIINDGINVLILGEPNVGKSSLLNALMQEEKAIVSNEAGTTRDIVEGKINLGPLTLNIIDTAGIRETVNEIEKIGISKAKNEISRADLVLIVIDSSRELSLDTKELLTLTADKQRIIVFNKIDLIDPTKLVLENFKNERIALISTINNNIETLVNQIMESYHFEELTKDDSLVLANLNQISLLEKVENFIKNAYNNIVNNYPVDIVNVDLHSAWYLLGDLIGENYDDNLLNTMFSKYCLGK from the coding sequence ATGATTAATGATACTATAGTAGCCCCAGCAACGGCCTTAGTGAAGCAAGCAGTTGCTATTATCCGCTTATCAGGACCAGATGCTTATCAGCTTATAAATAAGGTTTTTTCAAAACAAGTGGAAAAAAAACAAAATCAAATTACATTTGGTTACATTAAAGATGATAGTAAAGTAATTGATCAAGTTTTAATAATGTCTTTTGTTGCTCCACATTCTTTTACTGGTGAAGATGTAATTGAAATTAACTGCCATGGGGGTGTTTTAGTAACAACCCAAATTATTAGTTTATTAATTAAAAAAGGGGCCCGTTTTGCTAATCCAGGAGAATTTTCTCAGCGGGCTTTTTTAAACAATAAAATTAATTTAATCCAAGCGGAAGCAATTAATGATTTAGTTAATGCTACAAATGAAACTAGCTTAAAATTTGCAATGAATAACTTGCAAAATAGTAATTTACATTTAATTAAAAAATATCGCGATCAATTATTAGATATCATTGCAAATATTGAAGTTAATATTGACTATCCAGAATATGATGGTGTTGGGGATGTCAGTGCCGAAGAATTAACCGAAAAATTAGTATCATTAAAAGCAGAAATTACGCGAATTATTAAGTTAAGTAAAATTGGGAAAATTATTAACGATGGAATTAATGTTTTAATATTAGGAGAACCAAATGTTGGGAAATCATCGTTATTAAATGCTTTAATGCAAGAAGAAAAAGCAATTGTTTCAAATGAAGCGGGAACAACGCGTGATATTGTTGAAGGAAAAATTAATTTAGGACCGCTGACATTGAATATTATTGATACAGCTGGAATTCGTGAGACTGTCAATGAAATTGAAAAAATTGGAATTAGTAAAGCAAAAAATGAAATTAGTCGTGCGGATTTAGTTTTAATTGTAATTGATAGTAGTCGAGAGCTATCTTTAGACACAAAAGAATTGTTGACACTAACAGCAGATAAACAGCGGATTATTGTCTTCAATAAGATTGATTTAATTGATCCAACAAAATTGGTTCTAGAAAACTTTAAAAATGAACGAATTGCCTTAATTTCAACGATTAATAATAACATTGAAACATTAGTTAATCAAATTATGGAAAGTTATCATTTTGAAGAATTAACAAAAGATGACAGTTTGGTTTTAGCAAATTTAAATCAAATTTCTTTGTTAGAGAAAGTAGAAAACTTTATTAAAAATGCTTATAATAATATTGTTAATAACTATCCAGTTGATATTGTTAATGTGGATTTACATAGTGCAT